GTTGTGGTTGTAGATTTCGGGGTGGGCGTCGGTTACGATTCGAATCAGATCGGGTTTCGCTTTGAAATCGGGCGTCAGAACCTCGACAATCGCGTGAGGGAGTTGGTGGTGGAGCGCCCGAATCGTCCGCGCGAACTGCTCGGCCCCTTCGTCGGGAAGGTCGTCGCGAGCGACGCTCGTAACGACGATGTGCTTGAGCCCTAAGTCCGCAGAGACTTTGGCGACGTTGGCCGGCTCAAACAGATCGACCTCCTCGCCCTTGCCCACCTTGATCGCACAGAACCCACACGATCTCGTGCAAGTATCGCCCAAAATCATAAACGTAGCCGTACGTTTGCTCCAACACTCCGGCAGATTGGGGCATCGAGCGCTTTCGCACACTGTGTGCAAGTTCTTTGCTCGCATCATGCCCTTAACTTCGGTGATCGTTTCAGGGCGAGGCAACCGGATCGTGAGCCAATCCGGCAATCGCTGGGTCATAGTGCGATTATGGCACGGCGAGGGCGCCGCCGCTCAGGCCCACCGGGCGGCTTGCTCAGGATTCCCTCATGCGTTTCCAGTAGAGTACACAGAGCGGCGAGCGGCCATGCGGATTCTCCTCATCGAAGACGACGAAGTGATCGCGGAACGAGTCAAGAACGGACTCGAACGGGAGGGTTATGGAGTCGACGTGGAGTTCGACGGGGTCGCGGGGTTCGAACGGGCGCTGCAAGGAGTTCATGGGATCATCCTGCTCGACGTGATGTTGCCGAGGTTGGCGGGCTGGGAGGTCTGCCGGAAACTTCGGGCCTCGGGAATCACGACTCCCGTGCTGATGCTTACCGCGCGGGACATGATCGAGGATCGGGTGGAGGGGCTCGACACCGGCGCGGACGACTACTTGCCGAAGCCTTTTGACTTTCGGGAGTTGCTTGCCCGAATTCGCGCTCTCGTGCGAAGAACCGCAGCCATCAAGTCGTCCAGAATCCTGGTCGCCGACCTTGAAATCGACACGCTCGCCCGAACGGTTCGCCGCGCGGGGCAGGACATCCAACTCACGCCACACCAGTATTCGCTCCTCGAAGCGCTTGCTCGAAACGCAGGCCGCACCCTGACCCGCGACCTCATCCTGGACTCCGTTTGGGGCGACGAGGACCGAATCTCCAACACGGTTGAGTTCCATGTCGCGGCGCTGCGGAAGAAACTCGACGCGCCTTTCCCGAAAAAACTCATCCATACAGTGCATGGCGTCGGCTATGTGCTGAGGTCGCCGAACTCAGACGCCGAACCATGAAGCTCACCCTTCGCGCTCGCTTGACGCTCCTCAACACCCTCGTCCTTGGGGCGGTGATGTGCGGATTTGGGCTGGCGCTTTTTTACAGCCTCCAAAGCAGCTTGTTGCGGAGCGTGGACGAGGGCTTGCGGGAACGGGCGCTCGCTTCGGTCGGACTTCGGCCGGGGCCACCTTTTGGACCCATGGGGAATCTTCCCGAGGGAAGGGGAATTCTCCAAGGTCCGGGTCCGATGGGGCCGGGGCGACTCCGCCAGGGTATGCCGAGCGACCCGCCTGGCCCTGCGCCAAACTCCCAAGAAGCCACCCCGAGCCAACCGCCCCAAGGCGAGCCGCGATTGGTTCCACCCGAGGCCGGGCCTATGCCGCCGCCGTTTGAGTTCGAGGGCGACCGTCTGAGATTCATTAGGAGACCTAGGCTTTTAGGGCTCGATGGCTTCACGATTCTCGACGGTGTGCGAATGGGGCCTTGGAGCGCAACGGCGTTTTCTCAATCGCTCCAAGGACAGACCGTATCCCGAACGATCTCCTGGCAAAACGAGCCCGTCAGGGTGTATTCGATGCCTCACGTCGTGGACGGGCGGATCGTGGGCGTAGTGCAGGTCGCCCGTGAGCTTTCCGACATCGACCAGCTTTGGGGAGGCCATCTGCGGGCCTTTCTCGCCCTGCTTCCGCTTGGCCTCGTCGTGGTCGGATTCGGCGCGTGGTTTCTCACCTCGCGCGCGCTTCGCCCCGTCGGCGAACTGGCGCGAGCCGCCGAGCGCATCGGCCAACACGAACTCTCCGAGAGGATTCCCGTGACCGGGGACGATGAGCTAGGCAACCTAGCTAATACGTTCAACCGAATGCTCGAGCGATTGGAAACGGCATTCTCGGAGCAGAAAAGCGCCTTTGTGAAGTTGGAAGAGCAATACGAATTGCAACGCAGATTCACCGCGGACGCCTCTCACGAACTTCGGACTCCTTTGACCCGAATCAAGGTCTCCGCCAGTTCGGCCTTGGGCGGCACAGAGGGCGAGTCCGATCTGAAGCGCGCTCTGGAAATTGTCGACCGCTCCGCCGACGACATGGATCGCCTGATCCGGCGGCTCCTCTTGCTGGCTCGTTCTGACGCGGGGCAACTGATCCAGGGGAGCCAGGACGTGGACCTGGTAGACCTTTGCGCCGAGTTCCAGAAGCCCGCAGCTGACGGGGAACCTGCGGTCCAAATCGATGCGCCTGAGGGCCCGCTTTTCGTCTTTGGCGATCTCGATCTGCTCTCGCGTGCTATCGGAAACCTCGTCGAGAACGCCGTTCGCCACACCCCTTCTTCCGGACACGTGACGTTGCGGCTCGCTTCGGATTCGGATGAAGTTAGGGTGACGGTCGAAGACGACGGCGAAGGGATTCCGCCCGAGGCTCTTCCTCACGTGTTCGAGAGGTTCTTCCGAGTCGACTCCGCCCGTTCGAGGTCGGAAGGCGGGGCGGGGCTTGGCCTAGCCATCGTCAAGAGCGTCGCACAGGCGCACGGAGGGTCGGTCGCCATCGATAGCGAGTTGGGCAAGGGAACGAAGGTCACTCTGCGGCTCCCTCACAAACGCTAGGGTGCCTAGTAAACGACCTCAACCGGACTTCCCGACCGAGCGCTCTCGTAGGCCGCAAGGGCTAGGGCGACCGCATTCCAGCCTGAATCCCTCGAGATCGGGGGAGTCGATCCCGTCCGAACGCACGACACGAACTCCGAGACCAGCCCAAGGTCCAGGTCGCTGCCGTAACTGGCGACGCCATGCCTCATCGCTGAGTTGGCATAGACGTCGAACGCTTGCGCGAACATGTCCATTTCGATCACACCCCGCTCGCCGACCACGTTCATCGTCACATCGCCCCAGGTCTTGTAGCTCTTGGGTCGCGACCAACTGGAGTCGAGGGTCGCGAACAGCCCGTCGTCGTACTCCATCGTGAGAAGGGCCGAGTCTTCCCAACTCTCACCGTACATACGATTCCCCATAAAGGAGGTGACCCGCCGAGGAAGTCGGCCCGTGAAGACGCTCAGCAAGTCGGCAACGTGGACGACGTGATCGATCGCCGCGCCGCCGCCGGATTGAGCCGTCTCGACGAACCACCCGAACGGGCAGGTTCCTCGGTTCGTCGCGCAAATCCCCACGATCGGCCCGATCTCGTCCGCGCGAACTCTCTGGAGAAGCCTCTGGAACGCGGGCGAAAACCGAGTCGGAAATGCCGTCATCACCCAGGTCCCCCCACGATCGACCGCCTCGAACATCCGATCTCGCTCGTCTCGGGTGGCCACGAGGGGCTTTTCACACAGGGAGGGCAACCCGAATTCCGCCGCAAGTGCGACGTGATCGGCGTGCTTTCGGTTCTCGCTGGCAACAATCACCGCCTCGCATTGAGAAAGGAGGTCGCTGGGCTGAGCGAAGACTTCGCCCCCCCACTTGGCGGCAAACTCGCGGGCTCGGGCCACGTCGTCGTCCCACAACCCCACGAACTCGCACCCTTCTATGCGGCGTAGCGCGGAGATGTAGCCCGCGGCATGAAGGTGGGCCGAACTCAAAAGTCCGATTCGGGTAGGCATGTGGCCCGATTCTACTCAGCGACGCCGATCCGCGACACATCGACGCTTCGGCCTCCCTCGACGAACGAGAATCGGAGCAGCCAAGCTCCCTCCTCTTCGAGAAGCTCTGGCGCGCGCTCTGGCCACTCCACGATCACCAAATGAGTGGCCCGGTAGTCCTCGATCCCGATGTTTTGCGCGGAAGAGAGGCGGTAAAGGTCGACATGCGCGATCGGAGGATCGGTAGGAAGCGCTTGGATGAGCGTGAACGTGGGCGACCGGACCGGCCCTTCGAAGCCCAAGGCGTCCGCGACGTATCGCACGAAAGTCGTCTTGCCCACGCCCAGGGGACCCTGAAGCAACACCAAGTCCCCGGCGCGCCACAAGGGAGCGTAGGTTCGCGCGAGTTCGAACGTGCCCGCTTCAGTGGCGAGGAATTGCGACACGGCTTAGGCGAGGTCCTTGGCTTGGACGCCGAGTTGAATCGCCTGGAGGGGGTTGCCGTCGGGGTCCGCGAACGCGAGAATTGCCCCTGACGGCGTATCGTGAAACTCGCGCTCGAGTCGTACACCGGCAGCTTCCACTCGCTCGCGGAGCAACCTCAAATCATCGCACTCAAAGCAGGGAACCCAGCCGGTTGGGCCGCTCTTGGCCGTTGACTCCGGAGACGAAAGATGCAAGGCGACCCTTAGCCCCCCGGCCAAGAATTCCGTCCAATGGGAAGACTCGAAGGCGGGCTCGGTCTCCATGAGCGACCGATAGAACGAGACAGCGCGGGGCATGTCGGTGACGAAGCAGAAGACGACGTTGACGCGGCCGATCATGGGAAACGCTCGCTCCCGCTACCCGCCGGGGTTGATGCGCTTCTCCAACTCGTCGAGTTGCTGATCGATCTCAGAAGGCGGCGCCTCGACTGGGGCGGTCGCATCGCCCTGCCCGACTTTCACCTCTTGCGTGTCCGCCGTGGCGGTCTTGCTCTCCCCTAATCCAAGCCGCTCTTCGAGCTTCTTGAGTTCCTCTTCAGCTTCGTAATCGAGCGCCTTGTCTTCCATGTCCATGATCTTGCCTTGGATGCTGGTACCAAACATCTCCTGGCGCGCGGCAGCTTCGGCTTGCATGTTCTGAATGCGCTCTTTGGCGGCTCCGAAGGACTCGAACTGGTTTTCAAAGGTCAGACCTTCCAGCGCCTTGGTGATGCTGTTTTGAATCTGAGCTTGCTTCCACTGCGCCTTCATGGCGAGGGCTTCAGCCGTCTTGCGGCGGACCTCTTCTTCTTGGCGCTTGACGGCGACCTTGACCGACTCGACCGCAGCGGACGCCTGCGCATAGGACTGGTCGAGTTGCCCGATGACGGCATCGTTATTGGCTCGTTCGCGCACGAACGACCGGGCAAGCTCCCGATTGCCCTGCTTGAGGGCCATGATGGCTTTGCTTTCGAGTTCCTGAGACTTGCGCCGCGCGTCGTTCAACATGTTCTCCAAGCGGTTCTTCTGCGTGATCGCCTGAACGGCTTTCTCGCGGTTCTCCGTAAGAGCCTGTTGCATATCGCGACGAGCCTGATCCAGCATCATCTCCGGATCTTCAAGCTTGTCCATCGTGCGGTGGAAAAGTCCCACTAGCCAGCGCCAAAAGCGTCTCATTCTAACCCCTGAATTCGGTCAACGGACATTATACATAACCGAACGGCATCCCAAGTGGGTTTACCGAAACCGACCCCAACCCGGATCATCGAACCGGGAACACCGCCTTGAGGATCAGGCGCCTTTGGAAGCTGTCTGCGTTCGGATCGCCCAGAACAAGGTAGTACTCGACTCCAAGGTTGCCTGAGTATCGGAAGGACAGGTAGCCGCTCCACTTGTCGTCGCGCACGACCGCCCTGCCCGAAATCGAGCGGTACCGATCGACTTCGTAGCTGGCCCCCAGAATGTGCTGGGTGCGAGTCGTCGACCCTTCTCGCTCGAATTGCAGGAACGGACCGACCGTGATGCGGTTCGAGAATCGCTTTTGCAGCCCAAGAGACACCAAGGAATAGTCCTCTCCCTCAACGTCGCCGAAGAGGTAGCCGAAGCTCATTCGATGGTAGGGATTCGAATCGGGGTAGGAAAGTTCGAAGCCCCCAAGGGTCGCGACTTCCCCTCGGAAGTCCTCACGTACGGCGAACGTCTCGACGTTCAGGTCCGACCTCGTCGTAAACTCGACGCCCGCTTCGATCCCCCTCAAATAGACCCCGCTTCCGTCCAGCGCCTGTGTATCGCGAAAACCAAGGGCAAAACCGAGTTCGGAGAGCGGCCCGGCGGTGTAGGAGCGCTGATCCTCGAGGAAGCCGTTCCAGCCCCGAAAGCCGACGCGGGGCGAAAACCCGATGCGAGGCAGGAAGTTCTCGTCGATATGTTGGTAACCCACCTGGCCATATACCGAGCCGTGCCTGTAGAGAAGGTCGGCGTCGTATCGGTGTGCGGTCCCCAGGTCGGAATCATGGGTCGTGTTATACAGCAGGGCCATTCCGACGGGCCCCTCGAGCTGAGTGAGTTCGAGCGCGGCGGCTGTGTTCGTCAGATTGTCGTCCGGGTCGTCGAAGTGGACCGCGCCCGCAGTGAGTGAGCTCTGCGTGCCCCAACTCAGCCTGTAACGAGCCGCAGCCGCGCTTTCGTGGCCGAATCGGGTCGTGGCGAGCGCTCCCACGAGCGCCCGGTCGCTGACCTTGCCGAAGACTTTCGCTCCGAAGTCGAACTGACGGATCCTCTGAGGGGCGAACAAGGACGCTGACATTCCCCCCATCCGGAAGGCGCTGCTTCCCTCGACGAAAAACGGCCGCCGCTCTTCGGCAAGGCGTTCGAACCTTGAAAACTCAAGGCTCAGCACCGACCCTTCGATGTTTCGGAAATCAGGATTGATCGAGGCGAGGCTCGTGAGCTGAGGGTTGATGTCGTACCGAATGTCGAGTCCGGTATCCAGCACTTCCGCCCGCTGCTCGTCGTCGTAGCCTATCGTTTGGTAGCCGAGAACGAGCAGGGGATTGGGCTCGGAAAGCTCCGGGACCGCGACGTCCAGCCAGAACCCATTGAACTTCCTTTGCTCCTGGGGGCCGAGATCACACCAAGCGACGGTCAACTGTTCGCGAGGGATCTCCCGGCCAAAATTGACCTCCAGATTCCTGACTCCCGCAGGGGGCAGCCTCAGGATTTTCCAGGGGATTCGGATCTCGCACTCCCAGCCGGCGTCGGTGATGCGAGTGCGTGCTTGCCATTCGCCTTCCCATTCGCGCTTCGAGGCCCGACCGCCCGCAAATTCCGCCCGGGTTCCTCCGCCCGCCGAGACCTTGAACTCGTTCGTATCGCTTTCTTGGTGGGTTGCGAACGGGTTGACCAGGACGATAACGTTGTCGTTGCCATTGAGCGAAACGTTGCGGCGGTACTCGGTTGCGCGAATCAGATCAGGCCGGGGATCGGGGCAGAAGAACGCGAAGTAAAGGGCTTGCTCGTCGTACCCCGCATACAACTCGCAATCGTACGAGGTTCTTTGCCCGGTCGCGAGGTGGACGAACTGGCCGGACTTTTCCGCCTGACCCCACTCGTACGCGTCGATGACTCCGTCGATGACGGGCGGAGAATCGAGTTTTTTGCCTGGAAGCATTCGGTTTCGCTCCGCCAGGGCCCAGGTGGAACAGAGCAATAAGGCTGTGACGACAATCCCTCGCATGGTGAGGTAGTCGTTATGGCATATCGCGAGGTTGCAGGTCTGCCGCAAAGGACCCAGAATCTTGCCCGAACGGCCCAGTTCTACCGGCTTCGCATGAGCTGTTCGACTTCGTCAGGGCTTCGCCGACGGTCGAATCCGTGCGGATCGCGGAACTGGTAGGGCAACCCCTCCAGTTTGCGAGCGACGAATTCGGGGTCGAGGGGAGGACTCTCGACGACATCAATCTCAGGCAACCGGCTCCGGGCGACTTCCGCAAAGCCCGGATGGATGTCATAGCCGACCGCAAAACGCCCCCATTCCGAAGCCGCCTTGAGCGTCGTTCCGCTCCCCGCGAAGGGGTCGAGCACGGTCTCACCTGGAAACGAAAACATGCGGAGCAGCCTCGCGGGCACTTCGACCGGAAACGCTGCCGGATGAGACGAGCCCTTTTCTCCGGGAATGCTCCAGTGGCCGGCGAAAAACGTATTCCACTCCTCCGCTGTAAGAGTCGCGGCCACCTTCTGATCCTGCGAGACTGTCGGAGGTTTGCCGAGCTTCTTGAAGAGCAGGATGTACTCGAAATCGACCTTGATCATCCCGTTGCGGGGACGCGGGTACGAACCCATAATGACCGCGCCCCCGGTCGTTCGCATCGAGGTGACCTTGCGCCAAATGATCGTGCCCATGTAGTCCATCCCCAAGGTCTCGCAACAGCGAATCACCTCGGACTGGAGCGAAATGAGCTTGTATCGGCCATACGCCGCCGCGCGGGCGAACTGATCGCCCACATTGACGCAGAGTCGGCAGCCTGGGTGAAGCACCCTCTCGCACTCCGACCAAACGAGGTTCAGGTGGTTGATAAACGACTCGTACGACTCGGAAAAGCCCACTTGCGAGGCGTGGCCATAGTCCTTGATCTGCCAATAGGGCGGAGAGGTCACGATGAGGTGAACCGAGTTCGATTCAAGGTCGGCCAAGTGGCGGGAGTCACCTATTATCCAGCGAAGTCGGCTCATCGTTGCGGCACTTTATCAGACGCTTGCAACCGGTCGATCGGAGTAGTCATGCTCCGGTTTCGGGTACACATCATCCCGCTGGCATTGGGTCTACGAAGGTTTTGCATGGCCGACTTTTCCTTTCGACGTCTTTCCCTCAAAAAGCTGTTTCCCCTCGCTATTAGTCGCGGTGTGAGCACCGGATCGGAAAACCTGTTCGTTTTCGCGTCGGACGGGACTCATGTGGGCATCGGAGAGGCCTCGCCGAGCACGGGAACCGAAAACGTCACGGCGGGGCGGGGCGAACAGCAACTCGCAGAATTCCTAACTCCCGAGATCGCCTCGCTTTCGCGCACGGAAGTCTGGGACCGCATGCGAGAGGCGGGGATCGATCCGCCCGCGATGGCCGCCGTCGATGTCGCCCTCTGGGACCTCTTCGCGAAGCAATGCGGGAAGCCGCTCTATGAGGTGTTCGGCTTGCCCAAGCCCACCGTGCCGACGAGCGTGACCATCGGAATCAACCCACCTGAGGTCGTGAGGGAGCGCGTGCCGAAGATTCTTTCGATGACGGGCGCGAAGTGCCTCAAGGTGAAGCTCGGGTCGAAGGAGGGCATCGAAGCCGATCAAGTAAGTTTCTTGGCGACTCTGGAGGCAGCCGCGCCGTTCGCGCCCAAGCTGCGAGTCGACGCCAATGGGGGCTGGAGCTTATCGGACGCGAAGGTCATGCTCCGCTGGCTCGCCGAACGGGGGGTCGATTACGTGGAGCAGCCACTCGTCGAAGGGGCCGAAGATCAGCTACCCCAGTTGTTCGCGGGCCGCCCCCTGCCCCTCTACGTCGATGAATCGTGCCGGTTCGCCAAAGACGTTCCGAGGTTGGCAGGCGGAGCCGACGGAGTCAACCTCAAGCTGATGAAGTGCGGCGGGATCACGGAGGCGCTGCGGATCATCGCAGCCGCCCGGGCGCACGGCATGGGGACGATGATCGGCTGCATGAGCGAATCCTCCATCGCCATCGCGGCGGGGGCTGCGCTCGGCGCATGTTTCGATCACATCGATCTCGACAGCCATCTCAACCTTGACCCGGACCCTGCCGAGGGCCTCGGGTTCGTCGAGGGCGTGGTGATGCCGCCTGACGCTCCCGGCCACGGCGCAAGCCTCAAGCCCGAATTCGCGAGTTGAGGACGGAAATGCTGCGAACCGATCACAAGCTCGCCCTCTTCATGGAGGGCGCTCTGGGCGAAGACACCGGCAAGATGGGGCTCGCGGTCTTGCGATACTCGCCGAACCCGGTGGCGTGCGTCATCGACTCCTGCCATGTCGGCGCGGACCTGCGCGGATTGGTGAAGGTCGATCGGAGCCCGCCCATCGTCGGTACGGTCAGAGAGGCTGCGGCGCTCGGAGCGGAGGTGCTCGTGCTGGGGATCGCTCCCCCCGGAGGATTGATTCCCGAACGGTGGTGGGCCTGCATCGATGAGGCGGTCGAACTCGGATTGAGCGTGGTCAACGGACTCCATGACCACCTGGCAGAGAGGTACCGCGATCTGCGCGAGGGGCAATGGGTGTGGGACGTTCGGGTCGAGCCTAAGGGCCTCAAACCGGGCGAAGGTCTTGCTCGAACGCTCTCCAACCGGCGCGTGCTGATGGTCGGGACCGACATGAGCGTCGGCAAGATGACTTCGGGCCTCGAAGTCCATTTCGAGATGCTTCGGCGAGGGGTGAAGTCCGCGTTCGTGGCGACCGGCCAAGTGGGCATTACCGTGATGGGTTCGGGTGTGCCTCTCGACGCGGTGCGGCTCGACTTCGCTTCTGGAGCGATCGAAAGAGAGGTGATGGCCGCAAGGGACGCCGATGTTGTGGTCGTCGAAGGCCAAGGCGCGCTCTTGCACCCAGGTAGCAGCGCGACCCTCCCCCTAATGCGAGGGACGATCCCCACTGACCTTATCATGTGTACTCGGGCGAACCAGCCGACGCTTCGCAGGGTTCCTTGGGTTCGAGTGCCCAGCCTGAAGGAGTACATCGCGCTCTACGAGAGCCTGGCGAGCACCTTGGGAACGTTCCCCTCGCCCAAGACACTGGGGCTTTGTGTGATTACGGCGAGTCTCGAAGAAGGCGCGGCGCTCGACGAGTGCAAGAGGATCGAAGATGAAACCGGCTTGCCTACCGTCGACCCGATCCGTCATGGGGTTTCGAGATTGGTGGATTCCTTGCTCGGGACACCTCCCATATTGCGACCGGTATCATAGACCATCGACTCCGCCCCACCCAAGGCGTGCAATCCGGTTCGGCCGAAGAGGGCAAAGCGAGGCTCCGTGTCATGAGCAAACCAACCAGCTACGACCTGACGCGAGTCGCAGGCGACACGGCTCTGCTGGCCTTCGTGGCGGGCGCGGGGACGGCCATCGTCGCCAACCTTCCGCTCAGCCGATACGACGTGCCGGGCTGGACGCTCCTCTTAAGCCCCCTCGCAGGCGCGAGCGTCGTTCTCGCCGTTTTGATCCGGTTCATTTCGGGCTTGGTCCCTCTCAAGGGTTCGAGGTTCCCCAGCAACCTCACCTTGCCCGTCCTTCACCTCGCGATCGTGCTTGTGATCGTGGTTTTGGTCACCACCAAGCCGACGGGCATCCAGCGCCCCGCGGAGTCGTTCGCGGTTCTCGAGTACTGGCTGCGGCCCGCGAGCCTACTCCTTGTCGCAGGGGGCGAAATGGCGATTATGACGGCCTTCGCCATGGTGCAGGCCCGAGCCTCTCGCAATCAGGACGCCGAGGAGTCGAATCTGTGACGAGCGAAAGTCCGCCCTCGCGCATGGAGATCCGGTTCGGCATCGAGGGCGATTCCCCGAAGTTGCCCGGCTCGATCGTCTGCGTCGGCACGTTCGACGGCGTTCATTTGGGACATCAGGCGGTGATTGGGCAATGCGTGAAGGCCGCTCGCGAAGCCGGGCTGCCCGCCGTACTCGTTACGTTCGATCGGCATCCCGCAGCGACGCTTGCGCCCGATCGAGTTCCTTACTCCATCGGCACCCTTGCCCTCAACATCGAGCGCATCGCCGGACTCGGAATCGACTTGGCCGTCCTGCTGCCCTTCACTCTCGCCTTCAGCCAAAGGTCCGCCACCGAGTTCTTCGAGGAGGTGCTGGTCGATAGCCTCAATTCCAGGACCGTTGTGATCGGTTCGGACTTCGGATTCGGCAGGGGACGCGAGGGCAATGCGACGTTTCTTCAGGAGCGGATCGATACGCACGTCGTCGAACCCGTATCTTCGAACGGAGAAAGGATCAGTTCGAGTCGAATTCGTAGGTTGCTCGCGGGTGGGGCAGTCGCCGAAGCTGCGACCTTGCTGGGCAGGCCGTTCGAATACGTCGGGGTTGCAGTGAAGGGCGCGGGCATGGGCGCGCGGCTCGGGTTCCCGACGGCCAACCTTGCTCCCCTCGACCGCCAAGCGCTCCCGCCGGACGGGGTGTATGCGGGTTCGTGCTTGACTCCAAAGGGCGAGTATCGTGCCGCTATCAGCATCGGAAGCCGGCCGACGGTGGGAGGGACCGCGCCCGCGACCGAGGCCTTCTTGCTCGACTACCCAGGGGGGGACCTATATGGCGCAGTACTGCGGCTGCGCTTCGACGCCCGGCTCAGGGATCAGCAGAAATTCGCTTCGCTGGACGAACTGATCGAACAGATGCGCGCAGACGTAGAACGGATCACGAGTGGAGAATTCTGATGAACCCCAAGCTGCGAATCGGGATCCTGTTCCTGTCCGGTGCGCTCCTCGCGGCCGTAA
The genomic region above belongs to Candidatus Nitrosymbiomonas proteolyticus and contains:
- a CDS encoding lipoyl synthase, translated to MTQRLPDWLTIRLPRPETITEVKGMMRAKNLHTVCESARCPNLPECWSKRTATFMILGDTCTRSCGFCAIKVGKGEEVDLFEPANVAKVSADLGLKHIVVTSVARDDLPDEGAEQFARTIRALHHQLPHAIVEVLTPDFKAKPDLIRIVTDAHPEIYNHNVETVARLQKIVRPQARYARSLDVLRKVKEIDPSIYTKSGVMLGLGETRDEVVQTLRDLRNAGVDAVTIGQYLRPTMKHLPVHTFVHPEEFQEYARIGEELGFAFVASAPFVRSSYNAIDFSKKVMSERLAAASRDA
- a CDS encoding DNA-binding response regulator, whose product is MRILLIEDDEVIAERVKNGLEREGYGVDVEFDGVAGFERALQGVHGIILLDVMLPRLAGWEVCRKLRASGITTPVLMLTARDMIEDRVEGLDTGADDYLPKPFDFRELLARIRALVRRTAAIKSSRILVADLEIDTLARTVRRAGQDIQLTPHQYSLLEALARNAGRTLTRDLILDSVWGDEDRISNTVEFHVAALRKKLDAPFPKKLIHTVHGVGYVLRSPNSDAEP
- a CDS encoding gfo/Idh/MocA family oxidoreductase, with the translated sequence MPTRIGLLSSAHLHAAGYISALRRIEGCEFVGLWDDDVARAREFAAKWGGEVFAQPSDLLSQCEAVIVASENRKHADHVALAAEFGLPSLCEKPLVATRDERDRMFEAVDRGGTWVMTAFPTRFSPAFQRLLQRVRADEIGPIVGICATNRGTCPFGWFVETAQSGGGAAIDHVVHVADLLSVFTGRLPRRVTSFMGNRMYGESWEDSALLTMEYDDGLFATLDSSWSRPKSYKTWGDVTMNVVGERGVIEMDMFAQAFDVYANSAMRHGVASYGSDLDLGLVSEFVSCVRTGSTPPISRDSGWNAVALALAAYESARSGSPVEVVY
- a CDS encoding ATPase, YjeE family gives rise to the protein MSQFLATEAGTFELARTYAPLWRAGDLVLLQGPLGVGKTTFVRYVADALGFEGPVRSPTFTLIQALPTDPPIAHVDLYRLSSAQNIGIEDYRATHLVIVEWPERAPELLEEEGAWLLRFSFVEGGRSVDVSRIGVAE
- a CDS encoding phage shock protein A (PspA) family protein; the protein is MDKLEDPEMMLDQARRDMQQALTENREKAVQAITQKNRLENMLNDARRKSQELESKAIMALKQGNRELARSFVRERANNDAVIGQLDQSYAQASAAVESVKVAVKRQEEEVRRKTAEALAMKAQWKQAQIQNSITKALEGLTFENQFESFGAAKERIQNMQAEAAARQEMFGTSIQGKIMDMEDKALDYEAEEELKKLEERLGLGESKTATADTQEVKVGQGDATAPVEAPPSEIDQQLDELEKRINPGG
- a CDS encoding DNA modification methylase, whose amino-acid sequence is MADLESNSVHLIVTSPPYWQIKDYGHASQVGFSESYESFINHLNLVWSECERVLHPGCRLCVNVGDQFARAAAYGRYKLISLQSEVIRCCETLGMDYMGTIIWRKVTSMRTTGGAVIMGSYPRPRNGMIKVDFEYILLFKKLGKPPTVSQDQKVAATLTAEEWNTFFAGHWSIPGEKGSSHPAAFPVEVPARLLRMFSFPGETVLDPFAGSGTTLKAASEWGRFAVGYDIHPGFAEVARSRLPEIDVVESPPLDPEFVARKLEGLPYQFRDPHGFDRRRSPDEVEQLMRSR
- a CDS encoding dipeptide epimerase, which translates into the protein MLRFRVHIIPLALGLRRFCMADFSFRRLSLKKLFPLAISRGVSTGSENLFVFASDGTHVGIGEASPSTGTENVTAGRGEQQLAEFLTPEIASLSRTEVWDRMREAGIDPPAMAAVDVALWDLFAKQCGKPLYEVFGLPKPTVPTSVTIGINPPEVVRERVPKILSMTGAKCLKVKLGSKEGIEADQVSFLATLEAAAPFAPKLRVDANGGWSLSDAKVMLRWLAERGVDYVEQPLVEGAEDQLPQLFAGRPLPLYVDESCRFAKDVPRLAGGADGVNLKLMKCGGITEALRIIAAARAHGMGTMIGCMSESSIAIAAGAALGACFDHIDLDSHLNLDPDPAEGLGFVEGVVMPPDAPGHGASLKPEFAS
- a CDS encoding bifunctional riboflavin kinase/FAD synthetase produces the protein MTSESPPSRMEIRFGIEGDSPKLPGSIVCVGTFDGVHLGHQAVIGQCVKAAREAGLPAVLVTFDRHPAATLAPDRVPYSIGTLALNIERIAGLGIDLAVLLPFTLAFSQRSATEFFEEVLVDSLNSRTVVIGSDFGFGRGREGNATFLQERIDTHVVEPVSSNGERISSSRIRRLLAGGAVAEAATLLGRPFEYVGVAVKGAGMGARLGFPTANLAPLDRQALPPDGVYAGSCLTPKGEYRAAISIGSRPTVGGTAPATEAFLLDYPGGDLYGAVLRLRFDARLRDQQKFASLDELIEQMRADVERITSGEF